One Coffea arabica chloroplast, complete genome genomic window carries:
- the psaI gene encoding photosystem I subunit VIII: protein MITFSFPSIFVPLVGLVFPAIAMASLSLHVQKNKII from the coding sequence ATGATAACTTTCAGCTTTCCCTCTATTTTTGTGCCTTTAGTAGGCCTAGTATTTCCGGCAATTGCAATGGCTTCTTTATCTCTTCATGTTCAAAAAAATAAGATTATTTAG